Proteins from a single region of Companilactobacillus farciminis KCTC 3681 = DSM 20184:
- a CDS encoding electron transfer flavoprotein subunit alpha/FixB family protein has product MTVIKENWIFAENDLNEINPVTFQLITKMNQISHDPVVVVLIEKAVANLEEVLSAYGPDKIITIKDDALASGDDLEITDALADLIKQKGTPNTLIFPATVAGRSIAPRLQARLQTGLTADCLDLHFEDDLLVQTKPSYGDNIMCEITIPDCRPQMVTARPNIFSAEKKINPNLQMETISNILWKKDDQLQIKSRVLPVQKAKDIKQAKRVVAIGRGSKTSKDIDVAKNLSKKLNASLGVTRPLTDLDEFTITDQIGQSGQTIAPDLLINLGISGAVQYTSGISNAKVVVSINTDKNAQIFKHSDYFFVGNAQEFAKSLEAIL; this is encoded by the coding sequence ATGACAGTTATAAAAGAAAATTGGATTTTTGCAGAAAATGATTTAAATGAAATCAATCCGGTTACTTTTCAATTAATTACTAAGATGAATCAAATTAGTCATGATCCAGTAGTAGTCGTTCTGATAGAAAAAGCTGTTGCCAATTTGGAAGAAGTCTTGAGTGCCTACGGTCCAGACAAGATTATTACTATTAAAGATGATGCTTTGGCTTCAGGGGATGATTTAGAAATTACGGATGCTTTAGCTGATTTGATTAAGCAAAAAGGCACTCCTAATACTTTGATCTTCCCAGCTACAGTTGCCGGTCGTTCGATTGCTCCAAGATTGCAAGCACGTTTACAAACGGGTTTAACTGCTGATTGTTTGGATTTGCACTTTGAAGACGATTTATTGGTACAAACGAAACCTTCATATGGTGACAATATTATGTGTGAGATTACGATTCCAGATTGTCGTCCCCAGATGGTCACAGCACGTCCCAATATTTTCAGTGCCGAAAAGAAAATTAATCCTAATTTGCAAATGGAAACTATTTCCAACATATTATGGAAGAAAGACGACCAATTACAAATAAAAAGTCGTGTTTTACCTGTTCAAAAAGCTAAGGATATTAAGCAAGCAAAACGCGTCGTTGCAATCGGTCGTGGTAGTAAAACATCTAAGGATATCGACGTTGCCAAAAACTTATCTAAGAAGTTAAATGCAAGTCTTGGTGTAACTCGTCCATTGACTGATTTGGATGAATTTACAATTACTGACCAAATTGGCCAAAGTGGTCAAACCATCGCCCCTGATTTGTTGATCAATTTGGGAATTTCTGGAGCGGTTCAATACACTTCTGGAATATCAAATGCCAAGGTCGTTGTTTCGATTAATACGGATAAAAACGCACAAATTTTTAAGCATTCAGATTATTTTTTTGTGGGGAATGCTCAAGAATTCGCTAAGTCGCTTGAAGCTATACTATAA
- a CDS encoding quaternary amine ABC transporter ATP-binding protein, translating to MSTNKSTKVEVKNLTKIFGKRIAKAKELSRQGKDKSEILKETGATVGVDRADFKIYDGEIFVIMGLSGSGKSTLVRMINRLIEPTEGEVLIDGENLMKMDKKKLRDVRRKKMSMVFQNFGLLPNRTILENAEYGLEIQGVDKDTREKKANEALETVGITGYNNEYPDQLSGGMQQRVGLARALANDPEILLMDEAFSALDPLNRTDMQDQLLDIQDRLHKTIIFISHDLNEALKIGDRIMIMKDARVIQTGTPEDILTHPANEYVENFIENVDRSKVLTAGNVMIRPMTINIEKAGPRLTLKMMKANEVSTAYIVNNERKLIGVVDANDVIKLVREKKGDITPIIQTKVPTTEEDTPISDLMDDISQTGIPFAVVNDKKQLKGIIVRGAVLGALAGNEVSDFE from the coding sequence ATGAGTACTAATAAAAGTACAAAAGTAGAAGTCAAAAACCTAACAAAAATCTTTGGTAAGAGAATCGCCAAAGCCAAAGAGTTAAGCAGACAAGGAAAAGATAAATCAGAAATTCTCAAAGAAACAGGTGCCACAGTCGGTGTAGACCGTGCGGATTTCAAAATTTATGATGGTGAAATTTTCGTTATCATGGGTCTATCTGGTAGTGGTAAGTCAACATTGGTAAGAATGATCAATCGTCTTATCGAGCCTACAGAGGGTGAAGTTTTGATTGATGGCGAAAATCTAATGAAGATGGATAAGAAGAAGCTTCGTGATGTTCGTCGTAAGAAAATGAGTATGGTTTTCCAAAACTTTGGTTTGTTACCTAACAGAACAATTTTGGAAAATGCCGAATATGGTTTGGAAATTCAAGGAGTAGATAAAGATACTCGTGAAAAGAAAGCCAATGAAGCACTAGAAACAGTCGGTATTACAGGTTACAACAATGAGTATCCTGATCAACTATCAGGTGGTATGCAACAACGTGTTGGTTTAGCTCGTGCATTAGCCAACGACCCCGAAATACTATTGATGGATGAGGCCTTTTCAGCCTTGGATCCTTTGAACAGAACCGACATGCAAGATCAACTTTTGGATATCCAAGATAGATTGCACAAGACTATTATCTTCATCAGTCACGATTTGAATGAAGCTTTGAAGATCGGTGACCGTATTATGATCATGAAGGATGCTCGTGTTATTCAAACTGGTACACCGGAAGATATTTTGACTCACCCAGCTAATGAATATGTTGAAAACTTCATTGAAAACGTTGATAGAAGTAAAGTTCTTACTGCTGGTAACGTTATGATCCGTCCAATGACTATCAACATTGAAAAAGCTGGTCCACGTTTGACCTTGAAGATGATGAAAGCTAACGAAGTTTCAACAGCTTATATCGTCAACAACGAACGTAAATTGATTGGTGTCGTTGATGCCAATGACGTGATTAAATTAGTTCGTGAGAAGAAAGGGGATATTACACCTATTATTCAAACCAAAGTTCCTACAACAGAAGAAGATACTCCAATCTCAGACTTGATGGATGATATCTCACAAACAGGTATTCCATTTGCCGTTGTTAACGACAAGAAACAATTGAAAGGAATCATTGTTCGTGGTGCCGTACTTGGTGCCCTTGCAGGAAACGAGGTGAGCGATTTTGAATAG
- a CDS encoding ABC transporter permease, with amino-acid sequence MNSLLLLGSIPKLPLANWIDGFVDWLVQFTGFFNAVTNFIGSINNAFQWVFDALPIWLFIVLILALTYYVNRDKQNWGLLIFEFLGLLLIWNLHYWRDMTQTLTLVLTSSLIALVIGIPLGILMAKSHIAEIILKPILDFMQTMPAFVYLIPAVALFGIGMVPGIVASVIFAMPPTVRMTNMGIREVPDELIEAADSFGSTEWQKLFKVELPIAKTSLMAGVNQSMMLSLSMVVIASMIGAMGLGTEVYFAVGRNDAGNGFAAGLAIVILAIILDRLTQSLTRTRRKN; translated from the coding sequence TTGAATAGTCTTTTACTATTAGGTAGTATTCCAAAACTTCCATTAGCTAACTGGATCGATGGTTTTGTCGATTGGCTAGTTCAATTCACCGGCTTCTTCAATGCCGTTACTAATTTCATCGGCTCAATCAACAATGCTTTCCAATGGGTCTTCGATGCTTTGCCAATTTGGTTGTTCATCGTTTTGATCTTGGCACTAACTTATTACGTTAACCGTGATAAACAAAACTGGGGCTTATTAATATTTGAGTTCCTAGGCTTATTACTAATTTGGAATTTGCACTATTGGCGCGATATGACACAAACTTTGACGTTAGTTTTAACATCTAGTTTGATTGCGTTAGTAATTGGTATTCCACTTGGTATTTTAATGGCTAAGAGTCACATTGCTGAAATCATCTTGAAACCAATCCTTGATTTCATGCAGACAATGCCAGCCTTCGTTTACTTGATTCCAGCTGTTGCCTTGTTCGGTATCGGTATGGTTCCAGGTATCGTAGCTTCAGTTATTTTCGCTATGCCACCAACAGTTAGAATGACTAACATGGGTATTCGTGAGGTTCCTGATGAACTGATCGAAGCCGCTGATTCATTCGGTTCAACAGAATGGCAAAAATTGTTCAAGGTTGAATTACCAATTGCCAAGACTAGTTTGATGGCCGGTGTTAACCAAAGTATGATGCTTTCACTTTCAATGGTTGTTATCGCATCTATGATCGGTGCTATGGGACTTGGTACAGAAGTTTACTTCGCCGTTGGTAGAAATGATGCTGGTAATGGTTTCGCTGCTGGTTTAGCAATCGTTATCTTAGCAATTATTTTGGATAGATTGACTCAATCACTAACAAGAACACGCAGAAAAAACTAG
- a CDS encoding acyl-CoA dehydrogenase family protein, translating to MDQNKTSREILLRMVKSFTENEVAPFDMEIDHTRSYVNDLLNKIKKTDLLSTMLPKEYGGAGFDGSTTAEMINEIARGNASLAVTLEGHFKSIDQIVKFGNQALKDEYLPQAKSRIIAFSMTEPSGGSNPLGINSHAEHVGDKWIINGDKIMITNGGLAEIYCVLVKTAPEELSFFVVDKDMEGFEFGKQENFLGLTGVPVGEIVMNNIEVDENHLLGKVGMGKEIGDSAHNDARVLMGAVLTGIMEHELDIVTDYATHRKAIDTPIIQMQGIQRKVADIAIAKETTKLLYQKAAWLKDNRQDYEEEAAMAKAYGSRSAVKSGADALQILGGYGYSLDYPVEHLIRDARAMELAEGTVEKMRTEIALIEAKNRA from the coding sequence ATGGATCAAAATAAGACGAGTAGAGAAATCCTCTTACGAATGGTTAAATCATTCACAGAAAATGAAGTAGCACCATTTGATATGGAAATTGATCACACTAGATCATATGTAAATGACTTGTTGAACAAAATAAAGAAAACAGATTTGCTAAGTACAATGTTACCTAAAGAATACGGTGGGGCAGGATTTGATGGTTCAACTACTGCTGAGATGATCAATGAGATTGCTCGTGGCAATGCTAGTTTGGCAGTCACTTTGGAAGGTCACTTCAAGTCGATTGATCAAATCGTTAAGTTTGGTAACCAGGCTCTAAAAGATGAGTATTTACCTCAAGCAAAATCACGAATTATTGCTTTTTCAATGACTGAACCTAGTGGTGGCTCTAATCCTTTAGGAATTAACTCACATGCAGAACACGTTGGTGACAAGTGGATTATTAATGGCGACAAGATCATGATTACGAATGGTGGACTAGCAGAAATCTATTGTGTTCTTGTCAAAACTGCACCGGAAGAATTGTCTTTCTTCGTTGTCGATAAAGATATGGAAGGCTTTGAATTTGGTAAGCAAGAGAACTTCTTAGGTTTGACGGGTGTTCCAGTTGGCGAAATCGTCATGAACAACATCGAAGTTGATGAGAATCACTTGTTAGGTAAAGTCGGTATGGGTAAAGAAATCGGTGACAGTGCTCACAATGATGCGCGAGTTTTGATGGGAGCTGTTTTGACCGGCATCATGGAACACGAGTTAGATATAGTAACAGATTACGCAACGCATAGAAAAGCTATTGATACACCAATCATTCAAATGCAAGGTATTCAAAGAAAAGTTGCTGATATTGCCATTGCCAAAGAGACTACTAAACTGCTTTACCAAAAAGCTGCTTGGTTAAAAGACAATCGTCAAGATTACGAAGAGGAGGCTGCCATGGCTAAAGCATATGGAAGTCGAAGCGCCGTTAAATCCGGTGCTGATGCCTTACAGATTTTGGGTGGCTATGGTTATAGTTTGGATTATCCGGTTGAACATTTGATCAGGGATGCCAGAGCGATGGAATTAGCAGAAGGTACAGTTGAAAAGATGCGGACAGAGATTGCTTTGATTGAAGCAAAGAATAGAGCCTAG
- a CDS encoding MFS transporter — protein MKIVSKQNQLDNYQAKVVASTASGFGLENMDVMFLSFALSSIIAELHLSGTQAGLISTITNIGMLLGGIFFGILADKIGRIKTFSHTIFIFAFATAAMFFAHNLTAIYICRFIAGIGAGGEYGIGMTVLAESFSKEKLGRVSSWVGMAGQIGAIFASLLAALILPTLGWHALFLFGVIPVVITFFIRRHLKESTAFTNSSKEKHGNVKQLFATPKIAYQTIALMIMAIVQIAGYFGLMNWLPTIMQKQMNLTVGASTWMIATILGMCAGMLTFGWILDNLGPRLAFGIFLAASAIGVYVLTLPSNVWSLILVGAVVGYFSNGMFAGYGAIVSRLYPTEVRATANNVIMNVGRCIGGFSSLAIGFILDNYNIMTVMVFISTLYIISLLVMLTITNLKAENYKNI, from the coding sequence ATGAAAATAGTATCAAAACAGAACCAGCTCGATAACTACCAAGCTAAAGTAGTTGCTTCGACAGCTTCAGGATTTGGATTGGAAAACATGGACGTAATGTTCTTGTCCTTTGCTCTTTCATCCATCATCGCTGAATTGCATCTTAGCGGCACGCAAGCAGGATTGATTTCAACAATCACTAACATTGGTATGTTATTAGGTGGTATTTTTTTTGGAATTTTAGCCGATAAAATCGGTCGTATCAAAACTTTCAGTCATACAATCTTTATCTTCGCTTTTGCGACAGCAGCAATGTTCTTTGCTCATAATCTTACTGCAATTTATATTTGTCGTTTCATCGCTGGTATCGGTGCCGGTGGTGAATACGGAATCGGTATGACTGTTCTGGCCGAAAGCTTCTCAAAGGAAAAATTAGGTCGCGTTTCATCGTGGGTCGGCATGGCTGGTCAAATCGGAGCTATCTTTGCTTCACTACTAGCAGCTTTGATCCTACCTACATTGGGTTGGCATGCACTCTTCTTATTCGGTGTCATCCCCGTTGTCATTACCTTCTTCATCAGAAGACATTTGAAAGAAAGTACTGCTTTCACTAATTCCTCCAAAGAAAAACATGGTAACGTCAAGCAACTCTTTGCTACACCTAAGATTGCTTATCAAACCATTGCTTTAATGATTATGGCTATCGTTCAAATTGCCGGCTACTTTGGCTTGATGAACTGGCTACCAACTATCATGCAAAAACAAATGAACTTAACTGTCGGTGCTTCAACTTGGATGATTGCAACAATCCTCGGTATGTGTGCCGGAATGTTAACTTTCGGTTGGATCTTGGACAACTTAGGACCACGTCTAGCCTTCGGAATTTTCTTAGCTGCTTCGGCTATTGGCGTTTATGTTTTAACTCTACCAAGTAATGTCTGGTCATTGATTCTTGTCGGTGCGGTCGTTGGTTACTTCTCTAACGGGATGTTTGCCGGTTACGGTGCCATCGTTAGTCGCCTTTATCCAACTGAGGTTAGAGCTACTGCCAATAACGTCATCATGAACGTTGGTCGCTGCATCGGTGGTTTCTCAAGTTTAGCCATTGGTTTCATTCTAGATAATTACAATATCATGACCGTAATGGTCTTCATCTCAACACTTTACATCATCAGTTTGTTAGTAATGTTAACTATCACTAACCTTAAAGCTGAAAATTACAAAAACATCTAA
- a CDS encoding glycine betaine ABC transporter substrate-binding protein — MKKQKFIKLFLLALLIIPIISACSSQTAPYNSKEKLGPQINYTITGIDAGAGVMASTQNALSDYKLADSNWQLQPSSTSAMTSTLDKAYKNKQPIVVTGWQPHWMFTKYNMKFLKDPKNSFGKAEHISTIVRKGLKKDSPEAYTILDRFHWTPSQMSDVMLKVNDGMDPKKAAKQWIKKNPKVVSKWTKGVKKVHGKSIKLTYVAWDSEIASTNVIAEVLREQGYKVTIQSMEMQPVWASVATKAADATVSAWLPKTSAKFYSDYKGRFEDLGANLNGAKVGLAVPTYMKNINSIEDLKTK, encoded by the coding sequence TTGAAAAAACAAAAGTTTATTAAACTTTTCTTATTAGCTTTACTAATTATCCCAATTATTTCCGCATGTAGTTCCCAGACAGCTCCATACAACAGTAAGGAAAAGTTGGGTCCCCAAATTAATTACACGATTACTGGTATTGATGCTGGTGCTGGTGTGATGGCGTCAACTCAAAACGCCTTGTCTGATTACAAGTTGGCTGATAGTAACTGGCAATTACAACCCAGTTCAACTTCAGCTATGACTAGTACTTTGGACAAAGCTTACAAGAACAAGCAACCAATCGTAGTGACTGGTTGGCAACCACACTGGATGTTCACGAAGTACAATATGAAATTCTTGAAAGATCCAAAGAATTCTTTTGGTAAAGCTGAACATATCAGTACTATCGTTCGTAAAGGTTTGAAGAAGGATTCACCTGAAGCTTATACAATTTTGGACCGTTTCCACTGGACACCTTCACAAATGTCTGACGTTATGTTGAAGGTCAACGATGGGATGGATCCTAAAAAAGCTGCTAAACAGTGGATCAAGAAAAACCCTAAGGTTGTTTCAAAATGGACTAAAGGTGTTAAAAAAGTTCATGGCAAGTCAATCAAGCTAACTTATGTGGCTTGGGATTCTGAAATTGCTTCAACTAACGTAATTGCTGAAGTATTAAGAGAACAAGGCTACAAAGTAACTATCCAATCAATGGAAATGCAACCAGTCTGGGCCTCAGTTGCCACAAAGGCTGCCGATGCTACTGTCAGTGCTTGGTTACCTAAGACATCTGCTAAATTCTACTCTGACTATAAAGGTAGATTTGAAGATTTAGGTGCCAACTTGAATGGTGCCAAAGTTGGATTAGCTGTGCCAACTTACATGAAAAACATCAATTCTATTGAAGATTTAAAAACAAAATAA
- a CDS encoding membrane protein, with amino-acid sequence MWDSYFGFVITFVAVFTLVPYLTSLLTSWLGHLSKITLVNNLGNNSQLVVGGLGVIIHELGHAIFAYLFGHQVTKVQLLNLNYRQSGSLGSVDHRYNDRNVYQLLGNFFIGLAPYYTCSLALYFLQKFLLKAQFSVTSLVQGLDINTTLSFQMIFESVLDNLKSSFANASWAMVALYILLTIMIASTGYDLSRNDFMTVNKGILPWVVVLIVFGSIFYWFNIRTAIISGSVYFISFSILFMIHAIISIVIAMLVIKILGMFN; translated from the coding sequence GTGTGGGATAGTTATTTTGGCTTCGTAATCACTTTCGTAGCTGTTTTTACGTTAGTTCCTTATTTGACATCATTATTAACATCATGGCTGGGACATCTTTCTAAAATTACCTTGGTCAATAATTTAGGCAACAATAGTCAATTAGTCGTTGGTGGTCTGGGTGTGATAATCCATGAGTTAGGACATGCCATCTTTGCTTATTTATTTGGTCATCAAGTTACTAAAGTACAATTGTTAAACTTGAATTATCGTCAATCGGGCTCTTTAGGCTCAGTTGATCATCGTTACAATGACCGCAATGTGTATCAATTGTTAGGAAATTTCTTTATCGGTTTAGCACCGTATTATACGTGTTCATTGGCTTTATACTTTTTGCAAAAATTCCTGTTGAAAGCTCAATTCAGTGTGACTTCTTTAGTTCAAGGATTGGACATTAATACGACTTTGTCATTTCAGATGATTTTTGAATCAGTTTTGGACAATTTGAAGTCCAGTTTTGCTAATGCTTCTTGGGCAATGGTAGCCTTGTACATTTTGTTGACGATTATGATTGCTAGTACCGGCTATGATTTGAGCAGAAACGACTTCATGACGGTGAATAAAGGGATTTTGCCTTGGGTAGTCGTTTTGATAGTCTTTGGTTCGATTTTTTATTGGTTCAATATCAGAACGGCTATCATTAGCGGCTCAGTTTACTTCATTTCATTTTCAATTCTATTTATGATCCATGCGATTATTAGTATTGTGATTGCTATGTTAGTTATTAAAATACTAGGAATGTTTAATTAA
- a CDS encoding AI-2E family transporter — MNISRKQVIKYGIVVVILLFLLVYPAQIYKIALNLFGVILPLVLGAVLAYALNILCVRIEKHFFPNTKIKWIQKTRRLWVILLSLLIVVLVMAGVFRLVLPQFISALTNFFKSIPSIFTDLAGFAEKLNKNSVISDQLESVNVDWTSVQTKVMKFLTSGVGGVFGSSIKLVTGFAKGLFNFILAFTFAIYILASKEKLAAQIKKAGRAFIKPAHLKKTDYVLSVTNKMFSSFIVGQVTEAIILGTLCSLGMVLFKFPYALPVGAFVGVTSLIPILGAWMGGAVGFLLIAVESPIDAILFIVFILVLQQLESNLIYPKVVGTSIGLPGIWVLGAITIGGGLGGIVGMLLGVPVAATIYQLVKNEADRRLSKTNL; from the coding sequence ATGAATATCAGCCGCAAGCAAGTTATTAAATACGGGATAGTAGTCGTGATATTGCTATTTTTATTAGTCTATCCAGCACAAATTTATAAAATAGCCTTAAACTTATTCGGTGTGATTTTGCCATTAGTTTTGGGAGCTGTTTTGGCTTATGCACTCAATATTTTGTGCGTCCGGATAGAGAAACATTTCTTTCCTAATACTAAAATCAAATGGATACAAAAGACACGGCGACTGTGGGTGATTTTATTATCGCTCTTGATAGTTGTTTTAGTTATGGCTGGAGTATTTAGACTGGTCTTGCCCCAGTTCATCAGTGCTTTGACTAATTTCTTCAAGTCGATTCCGTCAATCTTTACCGATTTAGCTGGCTTTGCTGAAAAGCTCAATAAGAATTCAGTGATTTCGGATCAGTTGGAATCAGTCAATGTTGATTGGACTAGCGTTCAAACTAAAGTTATGAAATTTCTGACTAGTGGCGTTGGTGGGGTCTTTGGTTCCTCAATTAAACTAGTTACGGGATTTGCCAAAGGATTGTTCAATTTCATTTTGGCTTTTACTTTTGCTATTTATATATTGGCCTCGAAAGAAAAATTAGCTGCCCAAATAAAAAAAGCTGGTCGTGCTTTTATCAAGCCAGCTCATTTGAAGAAGACAGATTATGTTTTGTCAGTAACTAATAAAATGTTCAGTAGTTTCATCGTTGGACAAGTTACTGAAGCAATTATTTTAGGGACGTTGTGTTCCTTAGGTATGGTTTTGTTCAAATTCCCTTATGCGCTACCAGTTGGAGCTTTTGTCGGCGTGACGTCCTTGATTCCAATCTTAGGTGCTTGGATGGGTGGAGCTGTCGGTTTCTTGTTGATTGCCGTGGAGTCGCCAATTGATGCGATTTTGTTCATCGTCTTCATCTTAGTATTGCAACAATTAGAGAGCAATTTAATCTATCCAAAAGTTGTCGGTACTTCGATAGGCCTACCAGGTATCTGGGTATTGGGTGCTATCACGATTGGTGGCGGTCTCGGAGGAATTGTCGGAATGCTATTGGGAGTTCCTGTGGCAGCCACGATTTATCAATTAGTAAAAAATGAAGCTGACCGTCGTTTAAGTAAAACGAATTTATAA
- a CDS encoding MerR family transcriptional regulator, protein METTYSIGEVAEKFGLSVPTLRYYDKEGLIPNLNKNAAGVRRFTEENLGTLQIVECVKNAGMPIKEIKQFIKWTTEGDDSLQERFDMFLQLRLSVQEQMRQLQETLDVINFKCEYYGKATNDGTEKYVKEEMHLDKP, encoded by the coding sequence ATAGAAACTACTTATTCAATTGGTGAAGTGGCTGAAAAATTCGGTTTATCAGTTCCCACACTACGCTACTATGACAAAGAAGGCTTGATTCCTAATTTAAATAAGAACGCTGCTGGAGTACGTCGCTTTACCGAAGAGAATTTAGGCACGTTACAAATAGTTGAGTGTGTGAAAAATGCTGGGATGCCAATAAAAGAAATCAAACAATTTATCAAATGGACAACTGAAGGCGATGATTCGTTGCAAGAGCGTTTTGATATGTTCTTACAGTTACGTTTGTCAGTTCAAGAACAAATGCGCCAACTACAAGAAACGCTGGATGTCATCAATTTTAAATGTGAATACTATGGTAAGGCAACCAATGATGGTACAGAAAAGTACGTTAAGGAAGAAATGCATTTGGATAAGCCTTAG
- a CDS encoding helix-turn-helix domain-containing protein → MKFLYRGDDVDIQTFIDKRKKLGLSQKELSNGICTQATLSKFENNGKIPSLKILIQLCNRLDLSLDSIIGVSDNKSQQVIKRMNKAEFNLIIQEYEESWEIIKSIDSKDLADDRDALMQYYYLKGYLNVLDNGDLFDAVFDFNRILSELDSHGETIFTFLSFVGMGMVYAKQGDDQKSEYYFSKVFSNIYTMSIDDVTKIWRYINIIFYCAIYYSESNDLETANALLKYGVKVCAENHVTYYIARIYAQLAMNESRVNGNNKKVRNFMNKALVFSEFNQNEKEIALIKRWVASNKL, encoded by the coding sequence ATGAAATTTTTATATAGGGGCGATGACGTGGATATACAGACGTTTATTGATAAAAGAAAAAAATTAGGTCTCTCCCAAAAAGAATTAAGTAACGGCATCTGTACTCAAGCTACATTGAGCAAATTTGAGAATAATGGTAAAATTCCTTCTTTGAAGATTTTGATTCAGTTATGCAATCGTTTAGATCTATCTTTAGATAGTATTATTGGTGTGAGTGATAATAAGAGCCAACAAGTTATCAAACGAATGAATAAGGCTGAATTTAATTTGATAATTCAAGAGTATGAAGAATCTTGGGAAATTATTAAATCGATTGATTCAAAAGATTTGGCTGATGATCGTGATGCCTTGATGCAATATTATTACCTCAAGGGTTACTTAAATGTTTTGGACAATGGAGATTTGTTTGATGCGGTCTTTGATTTCAACCGAATCCTTTCAGAACTAGATAGTCACGGCGAAACTATCTTTACTTTCTTGTCGTTTGTCGGCATGGGAATGGTTTATGCCAAACAAGGAGACGATCAAAAGAGCGAATATTACTTTAGCAAAGTATTTAGCAATATTTATACGATGTCGATCGATGATGTAACTAAGATTTGGCGTTATATTAATATTATTTTCTACTGTGCAATTTATTATTCAGAAAGCAACGATTTGGAAACAGCCAATGCACTTTTGAAATACGGTGTAAAAGTTTGTGCGGAAAATCATGTAACTTACTATATTGCTAGGATTTATGCACAGTTGGCAATGAATGAGAGTCGTGTCAATGGCAACAATAAAAAAGTACGTAACTTTATGAACAAAGCTTTAGTCTTTTCAGAATTTAATCAGAATGAAAAAGAAATAGCTTTGATCAAACGCTGGGTTGCCAGCAATAAATTATAA
- a CDS encoding electron transfer flavoprotein subunit beta/FixA family protein, translating to MKIVVGIKQVPETTNVKINEKTKNIDRRGLGGVINSYDLHALQAALMIRDKVGGEVITLSMGPDDFAVSLQETLALGADKAVLLSDRAFAGADTLATAYVLGEAIKKIGGVDLVLVGQQSVDADTGQVGPIIAEMLGVPQVTYADKIEAFEDHLVIDRKLENVEQTITAKLPILLTATDKANSPKYTNVVEIAKSFDKPIITWHASDLNLDEQRVGQAGSPTIVRSISEPKKVAKKNHRLSDDPVTAARELVDILKQKNILTEDK from the coding sequence ATGAAAATAGTTGTTGGTATTAAACAAGTTCCTGAAACGACAAACGTCAAAATTAATGAAAAAACTAAAAATATTGATCGACGTGGCCTAGGTGGTGTTATCAATTCTTATGATTTGCACGCCCTACAAGCAGCTTTAATGATTAGAGATAAAGTTGGCGGAGAAGTTATTACTTTGTCCATGGGCCCAGATGATTTTGCTGTTTCCTTGCAAGAAACATTGGCTCTTGGTGCTGATAAAGCCGTTCTTTTGTCGGATCGTGCTTTCGCTGGTGCGGATACTCTAGCAACTGCATATGTACTAGGTGAAGCTATCAAAAAAATTGGTGGGGTTGACTTAGTGTTGGTAGGACAACAGTCAGTTGATGCTGACACTGGTCAAGTAGGCCCAATCATCGCTGAAATGCTTGGCGTTCCTCAAGTTACTTATGCTGATAAGATTGAGGCCTTTGAAGATCATTTGGTAATTGATCGTAAATTGGAAAATGTCGAGCAAACCATCACTGCTAAATTACCGATTCTCCTAACAGCCACTGACAAAGCTAATAGTCCCAAATATACTAATGTCGTTGAAATTGCTAAGAGTTTTGACAAACCTATCATTACTTGGCATGCTAGTGATTTGAATTTGGACGAACAACGAGTTGGACAAGCTGGTTCTCCGACAATTGTTCGTTCAATTTCAGAGCCTAAAAAAGTTGCTAAGAAAAATCATCGTTTGTCTGATGACCCAGTTACAGCTGCTCGTGAACTAGTTGATATTTTGAAGCAGAAGAATATTTTGACGGAGGACAAATAG